The DNA segment ATTCTCCCTTTGAAAGCTGCAGCGACAGATCGACGAAACCCTTGCGGATCAGGACCGGAAGACGGCCGAAATCGGCGATCACTTTTTCCTCATTGTCGCTGAACTGCATGCCGGTATTGCGCGCGTCGGTGGCATAGATGATGAGAAGCCTGCGGCTTTGCGCAATGCTTTCGGCGCCGTCGATGACGGAGACCGACAGCAGTCCATTGCCATCCGATGCCTCGACGCGGACGCTGCCCAGATTGACCGGCTCCCGCAGCGTCGAAAAGGCCACCGCTTCGGTCTTCGGCGTGGAGACGCGCAACTGGCCGCGCAGGCGGTCGAGCAGCAGTTCGCCCGTATCGCTCTCATAGAGGCCGGTCTTCAGGTCTGTCTGATTATCTTTTGCCAGGAGCCCGGCCGCCTTGGCAGCATCCAGGATGGCTTGCGGATCGGCTGACGATCGCGGCTGGGCGACGACCAGGCTACCGTTGGCCGCTTTTGCCATGCCGATCGCACCGACAAGGCCAAGTTCGGTCAGCCGCTCGGGTTCGCGTGCCTGCATATCGTCAGTGAGGTCTTCCGGGCCGCGCACAAGAAAAGGGACCGTCAGTTTCGAGGTGGCCACATCGCCGCGGCGGAAGAGAAGTGCTGCCAGCGTTTCGCCGGCGCGCGCGACGGGATCGAGCGCGATGGCATACGGTAGCATCGCCTTCTTGTGGGGATAGGGCTCGCCATATTTCAGGATGATCGGGCCATGTGCGTGGCGGCATAGTACGTCCCAGCCTTGCTGGGCTGCATAGGCCGGCATCACCAGTCCTGCCTCGTAGCGATAGCGGTTCCAGAAGAGATGGTCGTATTCGCTGACGACGAACGGCTTGCCGAGCCAGCGGGCAGCGGCGATCAGGCGCATATAGCCGGCGCCGTCATCGATCGAGCTTTTCTGTGTCATGGTCGCGCCGGGGGAATAGCTGCCGACCCAATCCTGGTAGGTGTTCATCGTGACGACGCCGAGATCCTTGCGGCTCAGCGTCGTCTGGATCGTCGGCCAATTGTTGAACGTGCTGATCCCGCCCTTGTAGCCGAGGGCGCGCAGGGCGCCGGTCATGCGGGCGGCGCTGCCGGTTTCGACAGAGACGAAAAAGGCCTGCAGGTCCCTGAGGCGCGGCGTATCCTCGTAGCGTGATTGGGGCAGTGCGATGGACGCATCTTCCAGCCGCTCGCTCGAATTCAGGTCCGGCCACGCTTTTGCCAATGCTTCGGTCGAGCCATAGCGCTGTTGCAGCCAGGTGTTGAAGGGGAGCTTCAAGCGCTCGTCGTAATTCGGCTTGCCCTCACGTTCGCGCACGATGCTGTCGAACTCGATATTGTTCTCGTTGACGAGGATAACCAGCGCCAGCGCCTCGTCGTTGATGGGGGCTATGCCGGTATAGGGGTTGACGGCGGTCAGAAAACGGCGCTGGAATTCCAGCCAGTGATCGAAGGCTTTCCCGTCGAAATACAGGGCGAGCTTGAGATCGCTTGAGGGATCCCAGCGGTCGTCATAGTTGCCGCCATAGGCACCACGCCAGGATGTCAAACCATCGATGATCCAGGAGATGCCGTTGCGCTTCAGCGCGGCGAGCAGATAGTGGATACGGTCGAGAACCTGCGGGTCAAAATCGAAATCTCCATCCCGCCCGGACATCAGCGAGGCGTCGAGGAAGGTCAGCCGGGCGATATTATAACCGTGGCGTGCCAGTTGCAGCGCGTAGCGGTCGGCATCGGCGTGATCCGGGAAGCCGCCGGAGGCCGGGCTCCATGCGAGAGAGGCGCATAGCAGGCGTGCCGGTTTCTCCAGCGCATCGGTGAAAGCAAGACGGCCGCCCTGCGTGACCGCCAAGTATTGACCCGCGCCGGTTGTGCCGTCCTTCCCGATGGCCCGGTTGGGCAGGATTGCGGAGAAATCGAGCGGGCTGCCGGGGTCAATTTCCAGCGATACCTCGCGCACCGGCAGCCATTCGCCGTCAGCGGCGCGGGCGCAAGGTGCCGAAACCGCGCTCAACAGGAGCGCCGTGGCGATTGAGGAAAGCAGTCTCTTCATGCCGGCTGGCCCTTTCCGGCGATCGCTTTGCGATCCCGTTTCATCACTCTTCAGGGCCGCGATGCGCCGTGCAGGATGTAGGATTTGGTGAGGCCAGCGGCCTTTTCCCGGATCAGCTGAGCCTCCGGCGCATAGGAGCGGAATTCCTTCAGCGTCAGGATCTGGATCTCCTCGAAATACTCCTTGATATGCTCTTCAGAAGGCTTGGA comes from the Pararhizobium qamdonense genome and includes:
- a CDS encoding glycoside hydrolase, translated to MKRLLSSIATALLLSAVSAPCARAADGEWLPVREVSLEIDPGSPLDFSAILPNRAIGKDGTTGAGQYLAVTQGGRLAFTDALEKPARLLCASLAWSPASGGFPDHADADRYALQLARHGYNIARLTFLDASLMSGRDGDFDFDPQVLDRIHYLLAALKRNGISWIIDGLTSWRGAYGGNYDDRWDPSSDLKLALYFDGKAFDHWLEFQRRFLTAVNPYTGIAPINDEALALVILVNENNIEFDSIVREREGKPNYDERLKLPFNTWLQQRYGSTEALAKAWPDLNSSERLEDASIALPQSRYEDTPRLRDLQAFFVSVETGSAARMTGALRALGYKGGISTFNNWPTIQTTLSRKDLGVVTMNTYQDWVGSYSPGATMTQKSSIDDGAGYMRLIAAARWLGKPFVVSEYDHLFWNRYRYEAGLVMPAYAAQQGWDVLCRHAHGPIILKYGEPYPHKKAMLPYAIALDPVARAGETLAALLFRRGDVATSKLTVPFLVRGPEDLTDDMQAREPERLTELGLVGAIGMAKAANGSLVVAQPRSSADPQAILDAAKAAGLLAKDNQTDLKTGLYESDTGELLLDRLRGQLRVSTPKTEAVAFSTLREPVNLGSVRVEASDGNGLLSVSVIDGAESIAQSRRLLIIYATDARNTGMQFSDNEEKVIADFGRLPVLIRKGFVDLSLQLSKGEWLLTPVTLNGVASKVAGQVISPAGFRLSNDAPSGPTTFFLLERD